The following coding sequences lie in one Haematobia irritans isolate KBUSLIRL chromosome 3, ASM5000362v1, whole genome shotgun sequence genomic window:
- the Rab39 gene encoding RAS oncogene family member Rab39 yields the protein MVEPIFDYQFRLILIGDSTVGKSSLLKFFTDGKFAELSDPTVGVDFFARLIEMKDGTQIKLQLWDTAGQERFRSITKSYYRNSVGVLLVYDISNHASFEHIPLWMMEAQRHIEPHRPVFALVGCKLDLVNAGGQREVSFEEAQEFAKKHGLHFVETSARTGLNVEEAFRMVTQEIYARIRSGEYKVEDGWDGIKTGFARPNSHDFNLVVAEAEKSSCC from the exons ATGGTGGAGCCGATTTTTGATTACCAGTTCCGTTTGATATTAATAGGAGATTCAACGGTTGGAAAATCTtcgctattgaaattttttacagacgGAAAATTTGCAGAG CTTTCCGATCCCACAGTAGGTGTAGACTTCTTTGCACGTTTGATCGAAATGAAAGATGGTACTCAAATTAAGTTACAGTTATGGGATACTGCTGGACAGGAGCGTTTCCGTTCTATAACTAAATCATATTACCGCAATTCAGTTGGAGTGCTGCTGGTTTATGATATATCAAATCATGCAAGTTTTGAACATATACCACTCTGGATGATGGAGGCCCAAAGACATATCGAACCACATCGCCCAGTTTTTGCATTGGTGGGTTGTAAATTGGATCTGGTCAATGCAGGTGGCCAGCGTGAGGTGTCCTTTGAAGAGGCTCAGGAATTTGCCAAAAAGCATGGTTTGCATTTCGTAGAAACATCAGCCCGAACTGGCTTGAATGTGGAAGAAGCATTTCGTATGGTTACTCAAGAAATTTATGCCCGCATTCGTTCAGGGGAATATAAAGTTGAGGACGGTTGGGATGGCATTAAGACAGGGTTCGCACGGCCCAACAGCCATGATTTCAACTTGGTTGTAGCCGAAGCTGAAAAATCATCTTGTTGTTGA
- the Naxe gene encoding NAD(P)HX epimerase, protein MIFKRFLRRNYCFVSILQTAKIHRTSGKNMKYLNQIEATNIDQELFNDYKFSVDQLMELAGLSCSHAIAKCFALPEFKRVLICCGPGNNGGDGLVCARHLSLIGYEPKIYYPKPTPNKLYENLTHQCKAMNIEFVDTCPPSEVVNGTYDLIVDAIFGFSFKPPVRETFKPIIKVLQDTKLPIASVDIPSGWHVENGKTDECDFEPKLLISLTAPKLCANLYKGPYHYLGGRFVPPALKEKYQLNLPEYPGTETCVKL, encoded by the exons atgattttcaaaAGGTTTCTTCGTAGAAACTATTGTTTTGTTTCCATTCTTCAG acCGCAAAAATTCATAGAACGTCTGGGAAGAACATGAAGTATCTTAATCAGATAGAAGCAACCAATATTGACCAGGAGCTGTTTAATGACTACAAATTTAGCGTGGACCAACTTATGGAACTAGCTGGTCTAAGTTGTTCGCATGCTATAGCGAAATGTTTCGCTTTACCAGAATTTAAACGTGTTTTGATATGTTGTGGTCCTGGTAATAATGGAGGTGATGGTTTAGTATGTGCTCGCCATCTTTCCTTGATAGGATATgaaccaaaaatttattatccAAAGCCTACACCAAATaagctatatgaaaatttaactcACCAATGTAAGGCTATGAATATAGAGTTTGTAGATACTTGTCCGCCAAGCGAAGTGGTAAATGGAACTTACGATTTAATCGTTGATGCTAtatttggttttagttttaAGCCACCAGTTAGAGAGACATTTAAACCTATAATAAAGGTATTGCAAGACACCAAACTTCCAATAGCAAG TGTGGATATACCAAGTGGATGGCATGTGGAAAATGGTAAAACTGATGAATGCGACTTTGAACCCAAACTTCTAATCTCATTAACTGCACCGAAACTTTGTGCAAATCTATATAAAGGTCCCTACCATTATTTGGGCGGACGGTTTGTTCCACCAGCTTTGAAAGAGAAATATCAATTGAATTTACCAGAATATCCAGGAACTGAAACTTGTGTCAagttataa
- the LOC142232206 gene encoding RNA-binding protein NOB1 produces the protein MTEADKKIKYLIADTTAFINAVQLNDYAENILTVPDVVQEVRNKRQIRRLCVLPYDLQVREPRADVVKHCVEFAKKTGDYASLSGIDIKVIALTYELEADNVGTEHLRKEPVMAQVIASKEKPEELQDNTKLPGWYNSGGFSESEEEVDDDNDDSESNPEDETNKDNDDNIDKVKQAIEKQLESPDDKQDVPEVTPEELEELFEKLKCESAENDVNCDLLVKARNEDDNDSGSEDCNEREDIEKPDPSLNNNDDNDDGGSWITPTNIKKVKKSMEGKTEVDFIPVVACMSTDYAVQNTLKQMNLNICALNGRVIKHLRTYILRCYACFKTTSIMTKVFCPNCGNKTLKRVAVSLDENGKQVIHINTKRPLTAKYKNQSIPLFRGGKHSRNPILFEDQPMPRQMPSRVAKTKTNALEEDYIAGFSPFAMRDVDSKSAMLRSKGHVKEWARNNTYEEDRRRKHYNRLYK, from the exons ATGACCGAAGcggataaaaaaattaaatatttaatagcaGATACAACTGCCTTTATAAATGCAGTACAATTAAAT GATTATGCCGAGAACATACTAACAGTTCCAGATGTTGTACAAGAAGTTCGTAATAAAAGGCAAATTAGACGTTTATGCGTCTTACCCTATGACCTGCAAGTAAGGGAGCCTCGTGCAGATGTTGTCAAGCATTGTGTTGAGTTTGCTAAAAAGACTGGAGACTATGCTTCATTGTCGGGTATTGATATCAAAGTCATTGCCTTGACATATGAGTTGGAGGCTGATAATGTAGGCACAGAACATCTGAGAAAGGAGCCTGTTATGGCACAAGTAATAGCATCTAAGGAGAAGCCAGAAGAACTACAGGATAACACAAAATTGCCGGGATGGTATAATAGCGGTGGTTTTTCAGAATCTGAGGAAGAAGTCGATGACGACAATgacgattccgagtcaaatccaGAAGATGAGACAAACAAAGATAACGACGACAATATTGATAAAGTAAAACAAGCCATTGAAAAACAACTGGAATCACCCGATGATAAACAAGACGTGCCGGAAGTCACTCCAGAAGAACTGGAAGAActatttgaaaaattgaaatgcgaATCAGCGGAAAATGATGTCAATTGTGATTTGCTAGTTAAAGCACGGAATGAGGATGATAACGATTCTGGTAGTGAAGATTGCAACGAAAGAGAGGATATCGAAAAACCGGACCCGTCCCTGAACAATAATGATGATAACGATGATGGTGGCTCTTGGATTACACCTACCAAtatcaaaaaagtcaaaaaatctatggaagGCAAAACTGAAGTGGATTTTATTCCAGTCGTGGCTTGTATGTCCACGGATTATGCAGTTCAAAATACTCTGAAGCAAATGAATCTGAATATATGCGCTTTAAATGGCCGTGTGATTAAACATTTGCGTACTTACATCTTGCGATGTTATGCCTGCTTCAAGACCACTTCCATTAtgactaaagtattttgtccCAATTGCGGTAACAAGACATTAAAACGCGTGGCTGTAAGCTTGGATGAAAATGGAAAGCAAGTTATCCACATAAACACCAAACGTCCACTGACAGCAAAGTATAAAAATCAAAGTATTCCCCTTTTCCGTGGGGGCAAACACTCGCGCaatccaattttgtttgaggatCAACCAATGCCAAGACAAATGCCTTCCCGTGTAGCGAAAACCAAAACAAATGCTTTGGAAGAAGATTACATAGCGGGTTTTTCTCCATTTGCCATGCGCGATGTTGACTCCAAATCTGCAATGCTTCGTTCCAAGGGCCACGTCAAGGAGTGGGCTCGTAATAACACCTACGAAGAGGACAGACGCCGAAAACACTACAATCGTTTGTATAAGTAG